DNA sequence from the Prosthecodimorpha staleyi genome:
CCGGCTCGCGGCGCGGCTCCAGTCCCGCCTCGATGCGGGTCATGTCGAGCAGGTTGGCGACGAAGCGGGCGAGCCGCCGCGTCTCCGCCTCGATCGCCTCCAGAAGCTCGTCGCGCGCCTGCGGCGGCATCCGGTCGCCGAGTTCGCGCAGCGACGTGACCGCGCCGAGGATCGAGGCGAGCGGCGTGCGCAGGTCGTGGGAGATCGAGGAGACCAGCGCCGCCCGGAAGCGCTCGCGCTCCGCGGTCGCCCGCGCCTCGGCAGCGGCGGCCTCGGAGTGCAGGCGGTCGAGCGCGCCAGCCGCCTGGGCGAGCACCGCGGCGGCGACCCGCGCCCCCTCCTCGGCGATCGGACGGCCGGCCGGTCCGGCGAAGCCCACCGCAAGACGTTCCTCGCCGGTCTCGAACGGCCGGAACTCGAACCGCGCGCCGGGCCAGCCGGCAGCCGGACGGGGCGCCTCGGCGCCGAGCCGGATGACGCGTTCGGCGGCGGCCTCGTCCTCCGGATCCGGCCGGATCGCCGCCGGTGCCGCAGCGACCGTCGTCAGGCCCTGCCCGCGCCGGGCCAGCACCAGGGCGGAGCCTTCCAGCGAGCCGGCGAGCGTATCGGCCATGGCCGCCAGCACGTCGTCCGGCCCGTCGGCCCGGCCGAGGCGGTTCGAGAAGGCGGCCAGCGCCTCCAGGACCGCCGCGCGCCGTCGCGCCGCCTCGGCCTCCTCCTTCAATCGCCCGGCGAGGCTCCCGGTCAGCAGGCCGGCGAAGAGCAGCAGCGCCAGGGTCAGCGTGTCGCGGCCTTCCGCCACGGAGAAGGTGAAGCGCGGCTCGACGAAGACGAAGTTGAAGGCCAGGAAGCCGAGGATGGCGGCGACCAGTCCGGCCATGACGCCGGACAGGACCGCGGCGATCAGGACCGCGACCGTGAACAGTAGCAGCAGCGTCGCCTCGGGCAGCACCGTCCGCAGCGCCAGCCCGGCCAGCACGGCGCCGGCGACCGCCGCGACGGCGATCGGCGCGGTTCCGGCAATCGGGCGCAGTCCTCTGGCCATGGTGCTCCTGAAGGGTTCGTCCCTCTCGTCTAAAGATTTTCCGGGTCGAGCGGAAGGCGCAGCGCCCGCCGTGCCGCGCCGGCGCACGGCGACGGTCGCCGCGTGCGCGCCCGGCCATCGCTCGAGGGGCGGACGGAAAGCCGGGCACGCCCGTCGGGAGCGATGCGATCGCGCCGGCCCCGATCTTTACGGGTTCCTTATGCCCGCAGACCCGAACCCGCATCGCTTCCTTATGGCCCGTAGCGCATCTCCGGATGGATCATCGATCCAGGACCGCATCCATGTCGACCACGGAAAACAATCAGTCCCAGCCGGCGACGGTGCCCGACGCCCCAGCCGCGGAGGCCCACGCCCATCCGGGCTTCCTCGCGCTGATGCTCGGCTCGATCGGCGTCGTCTACGGCGACATCGGCACCAGCCCGCTCTATGCCCTGCGCGAGGCGGTGGTTGCCGGCTCGGCCGGCGGCGCGCCGGTGCGCGACACCGTGCTGGGGATCCTGTCGCTGATCATCTGGGCGCTGACCATCGTGGTGACGCTCAAATATGTCGTCATCCTGCTTCGGGCCGACAACGAGGGCGAAGGCGGCACGCTCTCGCTGCTGGCGCTCGCCCAGCGCGCCATGGGCAAGCCGAGCCGGCTGGTACTGGCCTTCGGCATCGTCGGCGCCGGCCTCTTCTTCGGCGACGCGCTGATCACCCCGGCCATCTCGGTGCTCTCCGCCGTGGAGGGGCTGAAGCTGGTCACCGCGGCCTTCGACCCCTATGTCCTGCCGCTGACCATCGCGATCATCATCGCCCTGTTCCTGATCCAGAGCCGCGGCACGGCGGCGGTGGCCGGCTGGTTCGGCCCGATCACGCTGGTCTGGTTCGTCCTGCTGGCGGTCGGCGGCGCGCGGCACATCGCCGACGATCCCGGCATCCTGGCCGCCTTCGATCCGCGCCGCGCGGTCGCCTACCTGATCCATGGCGGCGCGACCGGCTTCTATGTGCTCGGCGCGGTCTTCCTGGCCGTCACCGGCGCGGAGGCGCTCTATGCCGATCTCGGCCATTTCGGCCGCCGGCCGATCCAGACCGCCTGGATCGTGGTCGCCTTCCCGTGTCTGGCGCTGAACTATCTCGGTCAGGGCGCGCTGATCCTGGCCGAGCCCGATGCGCTCGAGAACCCGTTCTTCCGGCTCTATCCGGACTGGGCGCTGATCCCGGTCGTGATCCTGGCGACCGCGGCAACCATCATTGCCTCGCAGGCGGTGATCACCGGCGCCTTCTCGCTGACCCGGCAGGCGATCCAGCTGAAGCTCTTGCCGCGCATGGAGGTGCTGCACACCTCCGAATCCCATGCTGGCCAGATCTACCTGCCGCAGGTCAACGCCTTCCTGCTGGTCGGCGTGATCGTGCTCTGCCTGCTGTTCGGCTCGTCGAGCCGGCTCGCCACCGCCTATGGCATCGCCGTGACCGGCACCATGGTGGTGACCGCCTCGCTCGCCATCGTGGTCGCCTGGAAGCACTGGCGCTGGCCGCTCGCCGCTGCTGTCCTGCTGATGGCTCCGTTCCTGGCGATCGACTTCATCTTCATGGCCGCCAACCTGCTGAAGGTGGTCGAGGGCGGCTACGTCTCGCTGACCGTGGCGGCGATCATGTTCGCCGTCATGGCCACCTGGGTGCGCGGCACCGACATCATCGCCGCCAAGGCGCGGCGCGACGACGTGCCGCTCGACCTGCTGCTCGGCCAGCTCGACCGCAAGACGACCATGCCGATCGTGCCCGGCACCGCGGTCTTCTTGACCGCCGAGAAGGACCTCGCCCCGGTCTCGCTGCTGCACAGCCTGAAGCATTACAAGGCGCTGCACGAGAAGAACGTCATCCTGACGATCGCGGTCGCCGGCAAGCCGCGCGTGCCGGAGAGCGAGCGCGTGCGCCTGGAACCGCTCGTCGGCCGCTTCAGCCGGGTCACGATGACGTTCGGCTATATGGAGGAGCCGAACGTCCCCGCCGCGCTGGCGCTCTGCCGCAAGGCGGGCTGGAAGCCGGACATCATGGCGACCTCGTTCTTCCTGTCGCGCCGCTCGATCCGGCCGGCCGCACGCAGCGAGATGCCGCGCTGGCAGGACCATCTCTTCATCCTGCTCGCCCGCAACGCCGCCAATGCGACCGACTATTTCCGCATCCCGACCGGCCGCGTCGTCGAGATCGGCACGCAGGTGCTGATCTGACGGTACGCACCCGCGCGGCGGCAGGCCGCGCGGGCGCCCGGCCCCAGTGCTCTCAGCCCTTGTGGTAGCTCGGCTGCAGCCCGTAGACGGGCGTCGGGATGCCCTCCATCCGGGCCTTCAGCTGCAGCGACAGGAACTGCGAATAGTGGCGCGACTGGTGCAGGTTGCCGCCATGGAACCACAGCGCCTCCTGCTGGGTCGGCTTCCACATGTTGCGCTGTTCGCCCTCCCACGGGCCCGGGTCCTTCGGCGTGTCGGAGCCGAGGCCCCAGCACTTGCCGACCTTGTCGGCAGTCGCCTGGTCGACCAGGTCGGCGACCCAGCCGTTCATCGAGCCGTAGCCGGTCGCGTAGACGATCACGTCGGCCGGGATCTCGGTGCCGTTGTCGAGCCTGACGCCGGTCTCGGTGATCTCCTCGACCTGGCCGCCGACCAGCTTGATCTTGCCGTCGATGATCAGCTGCGAGGCGCCGATGTCGATATAGTAGCCCGAGCCGCGGCGCAGGTATTTCATGAACAGACCGGAGCCGTCGGCGCCCCAGTCGAGCTTGAAGCCCGCCTTTTCGAGGCCGGCATAGAAGTCCTTGTCCAGTTCCTTGATCTTGTCATAGACCGGGATCTGGAAGGTGTGCAGGATCCGGTAGGGCAGCGAGGCGAAGATCAGGTCCGCCTTGGCGGTGGTCATGCCGGACTTGACCGCCCGCTCGGAATAGAGATCGCCGAGGCCGATCTCCATCAGCGGGTCGGACCGGACGATGTGGGTCGAGGACCGCTGCACCATGGTCACGTCGACGCCGTTCTCGTAGAGCGCGGCGCAGATGTCATGGGCCGAATTGTTCGAGCCGATGACGACGACCTTCTTGCCCTTGTAGCCGTCCGGGCCGGGATGCTGCGAGGAATGGTGCTGCTCGCCCTTGAAGCGTTCCATGCCCTTGAATTTCGGCATGTTGGCCTTGCCGGACATGCCGGTGGCGAAGACCAGCTGCTTCGGGCGCAGCACGATCTCCTGCCCGCCCCGCTCGACCACGACGGTCCATTCCTTCTTGGCCTCATCGTAGCTGGCATGCTTGGCGGTGGTGCTGGACCAGTAGTTCAGCTCCATCACCTTGGTGTAGAATTCCAGCCAGTCGCCGATCTTGTCCTTCGGCGCGAAGACCGGCCAGTTCTTCGGGAAGTCGATATAGGGCAGATGGTCGTACCAGACCGGATCGTGCAGGCAGAGCGACTTGTAGCGCTTGCGCCAGCTGTCGCCGGGCCGCTCGTTCTTCTCGACGATGATGGTCGGCACATTGAGCTGGCGCAGCCGCGCGCCGAGCGCGATGCCGCCCTGGCCGCCGCCGAGGATGACCACATAGGGCTGCGTTTCGAAGCCGAGCGTGCGGGCCTCGTCCTCGCGTTCCTCCTTCCAGGACTTGGCGCCCGGATTGATGCCGTGCTTGGCGCCAAGCGGACGGGTGAAGCCGGCCTTCTCCTCGAAGCCCTTGAGCTCGACCATGGTGGT
Encoded proteins:
- a CDS encoding sensor histidine kinase — translated: MARGLRPIAGTAPIAVAAVAGAVLAGLALRTVLPEATLLLLFTVAVLIAAVLSGVMAGLVAAILGFLAFNFVFVEPRFTFSVAEGRDTLTLALLLFAGLLTGSLAGRLKEEAEAARRRAAVLEALAAFSNRLGRADGPDDVLAAMADTLAGSLEGSALVLARRGQGLTTVAAAPAAIRPDPEDEAAAERVIRLGAEAPRPAAGWPGARFEFRPFETGEERLAVGFAGPAGRPIAEEGARVAAAVLAQAAGALDRLHSEAAAAEARATAERERFRAALVSSISHDLRTPLASILGAVTSLRELGDRMPPQARDELLEAIEAETRRLARFVANLLDMTRIEAGLEPRREPVDLADLAASVVHRARRSFPGGDFRLILPASGVPLVSADPALLEQVLFNLIENAVKFSPPAAPIAVELAARPEGVEMAVCDRGPGIPAADRERIFEPFRVSSGTAGSGTGLGLAVCRGIVTALGGTIVAGEAPGGGARLSVMLPVEGAKP
- a CDS encoding NAD(P)/FAD-dependent oxidoreductase, encoding MLDTTPRARVEAFLGRLDAALQAGDIDAAVDLFGTECYWRDLVAFTWNIKTVEGRDQVRDLLTQTLATTKPRGWRIAEETEASEGGGILEAWISFETEVARGYGLIRLRDGQIWTLLTTMVELKGFEEKAGFTRPLGAKHGINPGAKSWKEEREDEARTLGFETQPYVVILGGGQGGIALGARLRQLNVPTIIVEKNERPGDSWRKRYKSLCLHDPVWYDHLPYIDFPKNWPVFAPKDKIGDWLEFYTKVMELNYWSSTTAKHASYDEAKKEWTVVVERGGQEIVLRPKQLVFATGMSGKANMPKFKGMERFKGEQHHSSQHPGPDGYKGKKVVVIGSNNSAHDICAALYENGVDVTMVQRSSTHIVRSDPLMEIGLGDLYSERAVKSGMTTAKADLIFASLPYRILHTFQIPVYDKIKELDKDFYAGLEKAGFKLDWGADGSGLFMKYLRRGSGYYIDIGASQLIIDGKIKLVGGQVEEITETGVRLDNGTEIPADVIVYATGYGSMNGWVADLVDQATADKVGKCWGLGSDTPKDPGPWEGEQRNMWKPTQQEALWFHGGNLHQSRHYSQFLSLQLKARMEGIPTPVYGLQPSYHKG
- a CDS encoding potassium transporter Kup, whose protein sequence is MDHRSRTASMSTTENNQSQPATVPDAPAAEAHAHPGFLALMLGSIGVVYGDIGTSPLYALREAVVAGSAGGAPVRDTVLGILSLIIWALTIVVTLKYVVILLRADNEGEGGTLSLLALAQRAMGKPSRLVLAFGIVGAGLFFGDALITPAISVLSAVEGLKLVTAAFDPYVLPLTIAIIIALFLIQSRGTAAVAGWFGPITLVWFVLLAVGGARHIADDPGILAAFDPRRAVAYLIHGGATGFYVLGAVFLAVTGAEALYADLGHFGRRPIQTAWIVVAFPCLALNYLGQGALILAEPDALENPFFRLYPDWALIPVVILATAATIIASQAVITGAFSLTRQAIQLKLLPRMEVLHTSESHAGQIYLPQVNAFLLVGVIVLCLLFGSSSRLATAYGIAVTGTMVVTASLAIVVAWKHWRWPLAAAVLLMAPFLAIDFIFMAANLLKVVEGGYVSLTVAAIMFAVMATWVRGTDIIAAKARRDDVPLDLLLGQLDRKTTMPIVPGTAVFLTAEKDLAPVSLLHSLKHYKALHEKNVILTIAVAGKPRVPESERVRLEPLVGRFSRVTMTFGYMEEPNVPAALALCRKAGWKPDIMATSFFLSRRSIRPAARSEMPRWQDHLFILLARNAANATDYFRIPTGRVVEIGTQVLI